The following proteins come from a genomic window of Oncorhynchus clarkii lewisi isolate Uvic-CL-2024 chromosome 23, UVic_Ocla_1.0, whole genome shotgun sequence:
- the LOC139381071 gene encoding BAG family molecular chaperone regulator 3-like, translated as MARYKGSRSLSSMNTQSPMVDMVNNNDPLPPGWEIKIDPQTGWHFFVDHINRKTSWNDPRHDSKKVSQLSQNGPSVPPEPSPQEMQKAFVRDMKHPTLRQGYIPIPVCHEGGDIRQQQQHQCFPYIQPTALQNVRADGRTPSPTPTLHCRPRSPLQGPSESTTPEPYMSCSPSSQGPEGHPFHQPPRPSSTGLQAGYITIPVIHERAGGHPQQAPVNSTLYTQRFPAYSELQPSFHHLQPEDWSGHHGPTSSSRDRASPFPSVLPQHRETAAIHIPPHMRSQSPLSAQVITERPQVQVHHHHVPQRESPHRMEQEISQYPQTVQREADTQQLQQPQMSQRPQQQPQQPQQYQQPQQYQQPQQPQQYQQPQQPQQYQQTEQYQQPQQPQQYQKPEKYQQPEQYQQQPQHPQQPQPQPQPKQTENITVQMPPKPEAQEPVDAPAPQEVPSTTAENESAAQCHPGLAKVQKIVERVAKLEQEVKCFDGKKNDKRYLLLEELLTKELLALDSVDPEGRVDVRQARRDGVRRVQTILDALEMLDERPSEPVSASSMEGESPPQSGEQPSTISQANVEMAREIS; from the exons ATGGCACGGTATAAAGGATCAAGGAGTTTGAGCAGCATGAACACACAGTCACCAATGGTAGATATGGTCAATAATAACGATCCTCTACCGCCAGGATGGGAAATAAAAATTGACccacagacaggatggcattTTTTTGTGGATCACATTAATCGCAAAACAAGCTGGAATGACCCAAGACACGATTCCAAAAAG gtCAGCCAGCTGTCTCAAAATGGCCCCAGTGTGCCCCCAGAGCCGAGTCCTCAGGAGATGCAGAAGGCCTTCGTGAGAGACATGAAGCACCCCACCCTCCGTCAGGGTTACATCCCAATCCCAGTCTGCCATGAAGGCGGAGACATCCGTCAGCAACAGCAACACCAATGTTTCCCGTACATTCAGCCGACTGCTCTGCAAAATGTACGAGCAGACGGGCGGACACCCTCCCCCACCCCGACGCTCCACTGCAGGCCTAGATCTCCTTTGCAGGGTCCCTCCGAGAGCACTACCCCTGAGCCCTACATGTCCTGTTCGCCTAGTTCACAAGGACCTGAG GGCCACCCCTTCCACCAGCCCCCACGACCCAGCAGCACAGGCCTCCAGGCAGGTTACATCACCATCCCAGTGATCCACGAGAGGGCCGGAGGTCACCCACAACAAGCCCCTGTCAACTCCACTCTCTACACCCAGCGCTTTCCGGCTTACTCAGAGCTCCAGCCCTCCTTCCACCACCTACAACCAGAGGACTGGAGCGGTCATCATGGGCCCACGTCTTCTTCCCGGGACCGTGCATCCCCCTTCCCGAGCGTGCTTCCCCAGCACCGTGAGACTGCCGCCATCCATATCCCTCCGCATATGAGGAGCCAGTCTCCCCTCAGTGCACAGGTCATTACAGAGAGACCACAG GTCCAGGTCCACCACCACCATGTCCCACAGAGAGAATCACCCCACAGAATGGAGCAGGAGATCTCTCAGTATCCACAAACTGTGCAGAGAGAGGCTGACACACAGCAGCTTCAACAGCCACAGATGTCACAACGACCACAACAACAGCCACAGCAGCCACAACAATACCAACAACCACAACAATACCAACAACCACAGCAGCCACAACAGTACCAAcagccacaacaaccacaacaatacCAACAAACTGAACAGTACCAACAACCACAACAGCcacaacagtatcaaaagccagAAAAATACCAACAACCTGAACAgtaccaacaacaaccacaacatccacaacaaccacagccacAACCGCAGccgaaacagacagaaaacatcaCAGTCCAGATGCCCCCAAAACCAGAAGCCCAGGAGCCAGTGGATGCTCCTGCTCCACAGGAGGTCCCGTCCACAACAGCAGAAAACGAGTCCGCCGCTCAGTGTCACCCAGGCTTGGCTAAAGTACAAAAGATAGTGGAGAGAGTGGCGAAACTGGAGCAAGAGGTGAAATGCTTTGATGGAAAGAAGAACGATAAGAGGTACTTGCTGCTGGAGGAGCTGTTGACCAAAGAGCTTTTGGCATTGGACTCAGTGGACCCAGAGGGGCGTGTGGATGTGCGACAGGCGCGACGTGACGGAGTCCGGAGGGTCCAGACCATACTGGATGCACTGGAGATGCTGGATGAGCGGCCATCGGAGCCAGTCAGTGCGTCCTCGATGGAGGGCGAGAGCCCGCCACAGAGTGGAGAGCAGCCTAGTACGATCAGCCAAGCGAATGTGGAGATGGCCAGGGAGATCTCATAA